GATGCCCGCGGCGCGCACGAATTCAGCCGCCAGCTCCGCAATGTACTGGCGGTCGGGCGAGCGCGTAAGCTCGGTGGTCCCGGAGACGATCTCCTCCGGGTCGCCGATGCGCTCCACTTCCACCACATAGTCCACGTTCTGGCCCATGATCTGCCAGGGCACGCACGGGAAGGGCACCAGGTTGTCGGTGACCACGATGACTTTATCGGCATACAGGGAGTCCACGATTCCGAATCCCAGCAGTCCGCACGCCGACGGGCCCCGGTCGCCGGTAGCGTTCCCGAAGGGATCGGCCGTCGGGGCCGCTAGCACGGCAATGTCGATGTGCACCTCACCGTCCTGCACCGCCTGCCAGCGCCCACCGTGGCTGCGCAGCACCGCCAATCCCCTCATCTTCCCTGTAGAGGCAAACTCACCCAGTGGCCCGTTCATGGACCCCTCGATCCAGCCGATGACTCCGCTCTCCAGGTGCTTGATCAGCGGCTCGTGGCACGGGAAAGAGGCCGACGGAAACCACCGTACGTTCCTAACGCCCAGCTCAGCCACGGCGTCGAACACCTGCACCATCAGCAGGTCACCGTCACGGAAATGGTGGTGCGAGGAAATGGTCATCCCATCCTGCAGCCCGGCTTTCTTGAGCGCCTCCTTGAGCGATCCCACCCGCTTGTCACCATCAGGGGGATAGTCGGCGCAGCTGCGAATGGGCGGCGCCGCTTTGCGGCCTTGGGGCCGGTACTTGCCTACGCCTTGGTAGGGGATGGCCGGGGTTCCGTTCACCACCGTCGGCACCAACCGCCCGGCATCGTTCTCCACCAACTCGATTGTTCCACCAACCGCTTTCGCTTTCAAATGCTTACCTCCGCTTCATTCCAGTTATCCAACAGCTGCCCGAGTTCGGCCATCTTGCGGCCTTGGATACTTTATTCATCACTCCCCTTCTCTATCTCTTTCAATATGCGGACAAACGCATCATGGATATGAGGTAGCTCCTGATGCACGGTGTCGAAAACGCGCCTTAGGTTGACCCCAAAATATTCATGTATCACTTTGTCACGCATTCCGGCCATATCCCGCCAGGGGATGTCGGGATATTGACGTCGCACTTCTTCCGGTACGTGCTTGGCAGCTTCTCCAATGATTTCCAGGGCTCGAACCGTCGCAAAGACCGTCTTCTCATCCTTGGCAAAATCCTCAAAGTCTAGGCCTTCAATGAATTGCTGCGCCTTCTCCGCCGCCTCCTGGATGTCGCGGAGATAGTCGCTGTATACCCGCTTTGCCATCATAGCAACTGAACCTCCTCAAGGATGC
This Candidatus Neomarinimicrobiota bacterium DNA region includes the following protein-coding sequences:
- a CDS encoding citrate lyase subunit alpha; the encoded protein is MKAKAVGGTIELVENDAGRLVPTVVNGTPAIPYQGVGKYRPQGRKAAPPIRSCADYPPDGDKRVGSLKEALKKAGLQDGMTISSHHHFRDGDLLMVQVFDAVAELGVRNVRWFPSASFPCHEPLIKHLESGVIGWIEGSMNGPLGEFASTGKMRGLAVLRSHGGRWQAVQDGEVHIDIAVLAAPTADPFGNATGDRGPSACGLLGFGIVDSLYADKVIVVTDNLVPFPCVPWQIMGQNVDYVVEVERIGDPEEIVSGTTELTRSPDRQYIAELAAEFVRAAGILRDGFSFQAGAGGTSLAFAIYLKEMMKEEGIRARFIRGGSTKYLVEMLEEDLTDFILDGQTFDLEGVRSLRENPRHIDTSPFTSYNWHGKGNFASMVDVVVLGATEVDVNFNANVVTHSDGILLHGIGGWQNCLFSKCTILPIPSFRDRIPVIVDRVTTLCGPGELIDVVVTERGIAINPLRKDLIKATKGSGLPIRPIAEIKAEVEELCGGPPDKPAFTDQVIGVVKWVDGTVLDSIFKVEKLV
- a CDS encoding DUF86 domain-containing protein codes for the protein MMAKRVYSDYLRDIQEAAEKAQQFIEGLDFEDFAKDEKTVFATVRALEIIGEAAKHVPEEVRRQYPDIPWRDMAGMRDKVIHEYFGVNLRRVFDTVHQELPHIHDAFVRILKEIEKGSDE